From one Candidatus Manganitrophus noduliformans genomic stretch:
- a CDS encoding TraR/DksA family transcriptional regulator, giving the protein MKKKRSTRRQETLQQILHQTREKVVTDIEKQLGQELDPRRIDIAMDTGDWAAFELSEGIDQRLLEMRYKTYKEIADAFRRLEAGTYGVCERCGEEVPVERLKVEPFARYCVPCLTQIEALQEAEKETGKLYTL; this is encoded by the coding sequence ATGAAAAAGAAACGATCCACCCGACGGCAGGAGACATTGCAGCAGATCCTCCATCAAACGCGTGAAAAGGTCGTCACAGATATCGAAAAGCAGCTCGGGCAAGAGCTCGACCCCCGCCGGATCGATATTGCGATGGATACGGGGGACTGGGCCGCATTTGAGTTGAGCGAGGGGATCGACCAACGGCTCCTGGAGATGCGATACAAAACCTATAAAGAAATCGCCGACGCCTTTCGCAGACTGGAAGCCGGAACCTATGGTGTCTGCGAGCGTTGCGGCGAGGAGGTCCCTGTCGAGCGTCTGAAGGTGGAACCGTTCGCACGCTATTGCGTCCCTTGCCTCACTCAGATCGAAGCCCTTCAAGAGGCGGAGAAGGAAACAGGCAAATTGTATACTCTCTGA